A region of Saccharococcus thermophilus DNA encodes the following proteins:
- a CDS encoding phosphotransferase family protein: MTAIIPVRKGEELPVEKLTDFLRKTLPDFPEGTLQVRQFSAGRSNLTYLLSCGEWEAVLRRPPFGPVPPKAHDMKRESTWLTEIHPIFPLAPKPLLFCEDESIIGSPFFVMERRRGVVLDTEFPAHIAPTEERCRKISETMVDTLVQVHQLDYTKTRLIEMVKPEGFMERQVHGWIQRYERAKTDEIKEVEALTKWLVSHIPENNEATIIHYDYKLNNALFAEDDVTQMAGLFDWEMSTVGDPLADLAVAMSYWMEKDDPPQLKNGFGKAPVTVYPGFYTREEFIQAYAEKSGRDISNMHFYLTFAYFKLAVIAQQIYYRYRRGQTNDERFRDFGKFVQSLVQHAWQLAMR; this comes from the coding sequence ATGACGGCGATCATTCCTGTACGTAAAGGAGAAGAGCTGCCTGTTGAAAAATTGACCGATTTTTTAAGAAAAACACTGCCGGATTTCCCAGAGGGCACGTTGCAAGTCAGACAGTTTTCTGCCGGACGTTCCAATTTAACGTATTTGCTCTCATGCGGAGAGTGGGAAGCCGTTTTGCGGCGGCCGCCGTTTGGCCCCGTTCCGCCGAAAGCGCATGATATGAAGCGGGAAAGCACATGGCTGACGGAAATTCATCCAATTTTTCCGCTGGCGCCGAAACCGTTATTATTTTGCGAGGATGAATCGATTATTGGCAGCCCATTTTTTGTGATGGAGCGGCGCCGTGGCGTCGTGCTAGATACGGAGTTCCCGGCGCACATCGCTCCTACAGAAGAACGATGCCGGAAAATCTCGGAAACGATGGTTGATACGCTTGTACAAGTACATCAGCTTGATTATACAAAAACTCGTCTCATCGAGATGGTGAAGCCAGAAGGATTTATGGAACGGCAAGTACATGGCTGGATTCAGCGCTATGAACGGGCAAAAACGGATGAAATTAAAGAAGTGGAAGCGCTGACGAAATGGCTTGTGAGTCACATTCCGGAAAACAACGAAGCGACGATTATCCACTATGATTATAAATTAAACAACGCGCTGTTTGCCGAAGATGATGTCACGCAAATGGCCGGCTTGTTTGACTGGGAAATGTCCACCGTCGGTGATCCGCTTGCCGATCTGGCTGTGGCGATGAGCTACTGGATGGAAAAGGACGATCCGCCGCAGTTGAAAAACGGATTTGGCAAAGCGCCGGTCACCGTTTATCCCGGCTTTTATACGCGCGAGGAATTTATTCAGGCATACGCAGAAAAAAGCGGACGGGATATTTCGAATATGCACTTTTATTTGACTTTTGCTTATTTTAAACTCGCTGTCATCGCCCAGCAGATTTATTATCGCTACCGCCGCGGGCAGACGAATGATGAACGCTTCCGCGATTTTGGGAAGTTTGTTCAGTCACTCGTCCAACACGCATGGCAGTTAGCAATGCGCTGA
- a CDS encoding TetR/AcrR family transcriptional regulator → MVASIALFEQKGFSETSIQDIVDMLGVTKGTFYYYFKSKEELLMDIHLRYIEGLLEKQKNIMDDSTKTVKEKVFEIVYMLIHSIEKQGRQARIFFREMKHLNEEHLKKIVEKRDLFRYNLQSLIEEGMRNGELRDDFPPSIATLTVLGAANWSYQWFRPDRELSDFEVAKQMVAILLEGMAKK, encoded by the coding sequence ATGGTGGCAAGCATCGCGCTATTTGAACAAAAAGGGTTTAGCGAAACTTCCATTCAAGATATTGTGGATATGCTTGGCGTGACAAAGGGAACGTTTTACTACTATTTTAAAAGCAAAGAAGAATTATTAATGGATATTCATCTTCGCTATATTGAAGGGCTGCTCGAAAAACAAAAAAACATTATGGATGATTCCACAAAAACGGTTAAAGAAAAAGTGTTTGAAATCGTCTACATGCTCATCCATAGCATCGAGAAACAAGGAAGACAGGCGCGCATTTTTTTCCGGGAAATGAAACATTTAAATGAAGAACATTTAAAGAAAATTGTGGAAAAGCGGGACTTGTTTCGTTACAACCTGCAATCGTTAATAGAAGAAGGAATGAGAAACGGCGAGCTCCGTGACGATTTTCCTCCTTCCATCGCAACGCTGACCGTTTTAGGAGCGGCAAACTGGAGCTACCAATGGTTTCGGCCTGATAGGGAATTGAGCGATTTCGAGGTAGCGAAACAGATGGTTGCGATCTTGCTGGAAGGAATGGCGAAAAAGTGA
- a CDS encoding SDR family oxidoreductase, with protein sequence MHVLDLFKIPGKTAIVTGGGRGLGEQIAIGLAEAGANVVVCSRRVEACEQVKEKLEQLGVKSLALKCDVTNPKDVKRVVQATVDEFGRIDILVNNSGATWGAPAEEMPLEAWQKVINVNVTGTFLMSQAVGKVMIEQKSGKIINIASVAGLGGTNPEILNTIGYNTSKGAVITFTKDLAVKWGKYGIHVNAVAPGFFPTKMSKAILDRVGEKILENTPLKRFGGEDDLKGAVLFLASPASDFVTGALIVVDGGSHASGA encoded by the coding sequence ATGCATGTACTAGATTTGTTTAAAATACCTGGAAAAACGGCGATCGTTACCGGAGGAGGACGCGGATTGGGGGAACAAATTGCCATCGGCTTGGCGGAAGCAGGGGCTAACGTTGTCGTATGTTCCCGGAGAGTGGAAGCGTGCGAACAAGTAAAAGAGAAATTGGAACAGCTCGGCGTAAAATCGCTTGCATTAAAATGTGATGTCACGAATCCGAAAGATGTGAAGCGCGTTGTGCAAGCGACAGTCGATGAGTTTGGACGAATTGATATTTTGGTCAACAACAGCGGTGCGACGTGGGGCGCTCCCGCCGAAGAAATGCCGCTTGAAGCATGGCAGAAAGTCATTAACGTCAATGTGACCGGAACGTTTCTCATGAGCCAAGCGGTAGGCAAAGTGATGATTGAGCAAAAGAGCGGCAAAATTATTAACATTGCATCCGTTGCCGGACTGGGCGGAACAAATCCAGAAATATTAAACACGATCGGCTATAACACAAGCAAAGGGGCCGTTATTACATTTACGAAAGATTTAGCGGTCAAATGGGGGAAATACGGAATTCACGTCAATGCGGTCGCACCAGGTTTTTTCCCGACCAAAATGTCAAAGGCCATCCTCGATCGGGTCGGCGAAAAAATATTAGAAAATACACCGTTAAAACGATTCGGAGGGGAGGATGATTTAAAAGGCGCGGTATTGTTTTTAGCATCTCCTGCCTCTGATTTTGTGACCGGAGCGTTAATTGTTGTCGACGGCGGTAGCCATGCCTCAGGCGCTTAA
- a CDS encoding acyl-CoA dehydrogenase → MDFSYSPKVKELIKKLSAFMEDYIYPNEKVYEEQLNAQESRWSGVPPIMEELKAKAKKEGLWNLFLPDSEYGAGLTNVEYAPLCEIMGRSLIAPEVFNCSAPDTGNMEVLVRYGTEEQKQKWLIPLLNGEIRSCFSMTEPDVASSDATNIRASIVRDGDEYVITGRKWWSSGAGDPRCKIAIVMGKTNPDAPKYEQQSMILVPLDTPGVKIERMLPVFGYDHAPHGHAEITYDHVRVPKENIIWGEGKGFAIAQGRLGPGRIHHCMRLIGAAERALELMCRRVQKRVAFGKPLAEHGGIRDWIAQSRVEIEQARLLTLKAAYMMDTVGNKAAKKEIAMIKVVAPNVALKVIDRAIQAFGAAGISNDFPLAAQWANARTLRLADGPDEVHKEQIAKLELRQYE, encoded by the coding sequence ATGGATTTTTCCTATTCGCCTAAAGTCAAAGAGTTGATCAAAAAATTAAGCGCTTTTATGGAAGACTATATTTATCCAAATGAAAAGGTATATGAGGAGCAGCTAAATGCACAAGAATCCAGATGGTCCGGCGTTCCGCCAATTATGGAGGAATTGAAGGCAAAAGCGAAAAAAGAAGGGCTTTGGAATTTATTTTTGCCGGACAGCGAATACGGGGCAGGGCTGACGAACGTGGAGTACGCGCCGCTTTGCGAGATCATGGGGCGCTCTCTTATTGCACCGGAAGTGTTCAATTGCAGCGCTCCGGATACCGGAAATATGGAAGTGCTCGTCCGCTACGGCACAGAAGAGCAGAAACAAAAATGGCTCATTCCCCTTTTAAATGGGGAAATCCGCTCCTGTTTTTCCATGACGGAACCGGATGTAGCCTCGAGTGATGCGACAAACATCCGTGCGAGCATTGTTCGGGATGGCGACGAATATGTTATTACTGGACGAAAGTGGTGGTCATCAGGCGCTGGCGATCCGCGCTGCAAAATTGCCATTGTCATGGGAAAAACCAACCCGGACGCTCCAAAATATGAGCAACAATCGATGATTCTTGTACCGCTTGATACTCCAGGTGTGAAAATTGAGCGGATGCTTCCGGTATTTGGATATGACCATGCTCCGCACGGCCATGCGGAAATTACGTATGACCATGTCCGCGTTCCGAAAGAAAACATTATTTGGGGAGAAGGAAAAGGTTTTGCCATTGCCCAAGGACGTCTTGGTCCGGGAAGAATTCACCATTGCATGCGGCTGATCGGCGCGGCCGAACGGGCGCTTGAGTTGATGTGCCGGCGCGTGCAAAAGCGGGTTGCGTTTGGGAAACCGCTTGCAGAACACGGGGGCATTCGCGATTGGATTGCCCAGTCGCGTGTAGAAATTGAACAAGCGCGGCTGCTTACATTGAAGGCGGCATACATGATGGATACAGTCGGCAATAAAGCGGCGAAAAAAGAAATTGCCATGATTAAAGTGGTGGCGCCAAACGTTGCGTTAAAAGTGATTGACCGTGCGATTCAGGCATTTGGAGCAGCAGGAATCAGCAATGACTTCCCGCTTGCCGCGCAATGGGCGAATGCGCGCACATTGCGGCTTGCGGATGGGCCGGATGAGGTGCATAAAGAGCAAATCGCCAAATTAGAATTACGACAATATGAATAA
- a CDS encoding NAD(P)-dependent oxidoreductase has protein sequence MKTIGFIGLGVMGKSMARNLLKAGYPLLVYTRTKEKAKDLIEEGAVWKETVAQLAKESDIVITMVGYPKDVEEVYFGEEGILANVKEGTYVIDMTTSTPSLAEKIYQAAKERNVHALDAPVSGGDIGAKEGKLTIMVGGDEEVFSACKPILERLGTNIVHQGKAGAGQHTKMCNQIAIASNMIGVCEALAYAKRSGLDPFKVLESISQGAAGSWSLSNLAPRMLSGDFKPGFYVKHFIKDMKIALEEAEKMNLQLPGLALAKSMYEELANAGEENSGTQALYKRYIQE, from the coding sequence ATGAAAACAATCGGCTTTATCGGTCTAGGTGTAATGGGGAAAAGCATGGCGCGCAATTTGCTAAAAGCAGGCTATCCACTGCTTGTTTACACTCGGACAAAAGAGAAAGCGAAGGATCTGATTGAAGAGGGTGCAGTTTGGAAAGAAACAGTTGCTCAACTTGCAAAAGAATCGGATATTGTCATTACAATGGTTGGATATCCAAAAGATGTGGAGGAAGTATATTTTGGAGAAGAAGGCATACTGGCAAACGTGAAAGAAGGTACATATGTGATTGATATGACAACATCGACTCCATCGTTAGCTGAAAAAATTTATCAGGCGGCGAAAGAGCGAAATGTTCATGCGCTTGATGCTCCCGTTTCAGGTGGAGATATTGGTGCAAAAGAAGGAAAATTGACGATTATGGTTGGCGGAGATGAAGAAGTATTTTCTGCGTGCAAGCCGATTTTAGAAAGATTGGGAACGAACATTGTTCATCAAGGGAAAGCAGGAGCCGGTCAGCACACAAAAATGTGCAACCAAATTGCGATCGCATCCAACATGATCGGCGTTTGCGAAGCGCTTGCCTATGCGAAGCGTTCAGGATTGGATCCATTTAAAGTGCTAGAAAGCATCTCCCAGGGAGCGGCGGGAAGCTGGTCGCTGAGCAATTTAGCCCCTCGCATGCTTTCCGGCGATTTCAAGCCGGGCTTTTATGTGAAGCATTTTATTAAGGATATGAAAATTGCGTTAGAAGAAGCGGAAAAAATGAATTTGCAGCTGCCAGGGCTGGCGCTGGCAAAATCAATGTATGAGGAGCTGGCGAATGCCGGGGAAGAAAACAGCGGCACGCAAGCTTTATATAAACGCTACATCCAAGAATAA
- a CDS encoding SDR family oxidoreductase: MELRLSGKTAIVVASSQGLGKAIARQLVLEGANVMITSRNEEKLQEVEKELRDLHKGKVSHVQADITKVEDIHRLVQKTVDTYGTIDLLVNNAGGPPAGTFETISDEDWYHAFELNLLSYIRIIREALPYLKEKGGKIVNIASSSIKEPIPGLLLSNTFRLGIVGLTKTLAAEFAPYNILINTVAPGRIATERVAFLDKINAEKLGISKEEMEARMKSTIPLGRYGTPEEFANVVTFLLSEANTYITGQSLIVDGGMVKAI, encoded by the coding sequence ATGGAGTTGCGCTTGTCAGGGAAAACTGCAATTGTTGTCGCATCCAGTCAAGGTCTTGGTAAAGCAATTGCCCGTCAGCTTGTGCTTGAAGGGGCAAATGTCATGATTACAAGCCGAAATGAGGAGAAACTGCAAGAGGTGGAGAAAGAATTACGTGATTTACATAAAGGAAAAGTGTCACATGTTCAAGCAGATATTACGAAGGTAGAAGATATTCATCGTCTTGTGCAAAAAACGGTAGACACTTATGGAACCATTGATTTATTAGTGAACAACGCTGGAGGACCTCCTGCGGGAACGTTTGAAACGATTAGCGACGAAGATTGGTATCATGCGTTTGAATTGAATTTGCTTAGCTATATCCGCATTATTCGTGAAGCGCTGCCATACTTAAAGGAAAAAGGAGGAAAAATTGTCAACATCGCTTCTTCCTCCATAAAAGAGCCGATTCCGGGGTTGCTTTTATCCAATACATTCCGTCTTGGCATCGTCGGTTTAACCAAAACATTAGCCGCAGAATTTGCGCCGTACAATATTTTAATTAATACGGTAGCGCCAGGACGAATTGCAACAGAGCGGGTCGCATTTTTAGACAAAATCAATGCGGAAAAACTAGGAATTTCGAAAGAGGAAATGGAAGCACGTATGAAAAGCACGATTCCTCTCGGCCGTTACGGTACACCGGAGGAATTTGCCAACGTCGTTACATTCCTTCTTTCAGAGGCAAACACATATATCACAGGTCAGTCTCTCATTGTTGACGGCGGGATGGTAAAAGCGATTTAA
- a CDS encoding cytochrome c oxidase subunit 2A: MDNRTKDKEAAAYDERLKGTFAGVSIIGASILLLWLIVFYLYITKV, translated from the coding sequence ATGGATAATCGTACAAAAGATAAGGAAGCAGCCGCTTATGATGAAAGATTAAAAGGGACGTTTGCAGGCGTTTCTATTATTGGAGCTTCCATCTTACTGTTATGGCTGATTGTTTTTTATCTCTATATCACTAAAGTTTAG
- a CDS encoding cytochrome c oxidase subunit II, whose protein sequence is MLNMPKYEKIWLAIGTGALVVFLAVTGIMAVSMCLNPPNGMNMAIKPENVEATAPFNSPGLKKIGPNEYRATIISYTFGYKPNTITVPKGATVHFQITSKDVVHGFMIPGTTTNLMLIPGHVAEYTQTFNEPGEFLFLCHEYCGIGHQAMYGRVIVKNTV, encoded by the coding sequence ATGCTGAATATGCCTAAATACGAAAAGATCTGGCTGGCCATCGGAACAGGAGCCTTGGTCGTGTTTCTCGCTGTCACAGGGATCATGGCCGTCTCGATGTGTCTTAATCCGCCTAACGGCATGAACATGGCAATAAAACCGGAAAACGTGGAAGCGACTGCTCCATTTAACAGCCCCGGACTGAAGAAAATCGGCCCGAACGAATACAGGGCGACGATCATCTCCTACACATTCGGCTATAAACCTAATACCATTACTGTTCCTAAAGGGGCTACAGTCCATTTTCAGATCACAAGCAAGGATGTTGTCCACGGCTTCATGATACCAGGCACAACCACCAACTTGATGCTCATACCGGGACATGTTGCGGAATATACACAGACATTCAACGAGCCGGGAGAGTTCCTATTTTTGTGCCATGAGTATTGCGGAATCGGCCATCAGGCGATGTACGGAAGAGTCATTGTGAAAAATACGGTGTAG
- a CDS encoding b(o/a)3-type cytochrome-c oxidase subunit 1, protein MSTNVTTTETGGHNNAFTDFRFEKKDSNLILAHIGFSFFAVFLGAIAGLLQVAQRSGWIQLPNWLNYYQLLTAHGVLLALVFTTFFIIGYLYSGVARTLGGKLTPAARILGWIGFYLMAVGTIMATITILTNQSTVLYTFYAPMKASPWFYIGTALLIVGSWFGAFGIFATYIRWRKNHKNQSSPLFAYMAVATLIMWLHASLFVAIEVVFQLIPWSFGIVDRVDVSLSRTLFWYFGHALVYFWLLPAYIYWYVNIPQVVGGKIFSNSLPRLTFILFILFSVPVGFHHQLNEPGIGSLWKFLQVVLTMMVVIPSLMTAFAILATFELAGRSRGGKGLFGWVKKLPWKDARFFTAVMGMIIFIPAGAGGIINASYQLNQMVHNTWFVTGHFHLTIASTVLLTFFAISYWLIPVLTGRVFTKQLNRLAIIQAVLWAIGMFLMAVIMHIVGLLGAPRRTSYSTYGGHELAVTWLSYEQVIATGGVILFVAILLVLYIWFNLLFLAPKSEKTIEYPIGVVNEQAEHPPRILERWSFWIGVSIALSVIAYAVPIYQIVMHHSPGSLPYRTW, encoded by the coding sequence ATGAGTACGAACGTTACTACCACCGAAACAGGCGGACATAACAACGCTTTTACCGATTTCCGATTTGAAAAGAAGGATTCTAATCTAATTCTAGCGCATATTGGATTTTCTTTTTTCGCTGTTTTTCTTGGTGCGATTGCCGGATTGCTGCAGGTCGCGCAACGGAGCGGCTGGATTCAATTACCGAATTGGCTGAACTATTATCAATTGCTCACCGCACATGGCGTGCTGCTTGCACTAGTTTTTACAACATTTTTCATTATTGGTTATCTATATTCAGGGGTTGCGCGCACACTTGGCGGTAAACTTACGCCTGCCGCAAGGATACTCGGCTGGATCGGATTTTACTTGATGGCTGTCGGAACCATTATGGCCACGATTACTATTTTAACGAACCAGAGTACCGTGCTGTATACGTTTTACGCACCAATGAAAGCCTCACCGTGGTTTTACATAGGTACTGCACTGCTGATCGTGGGAAGCTGGTTCGGCGCTTTCGGAATCTTTGCAACATACATTCGCTGGCGCAAGAATCATAAAAACCAATCATCTCCGTTATTCGCTTATATGGCTGTGGCTACGTTGATCATGTGGCTTCACGCCAGTTTGTTTGTCGCCATCGAAGTAGTCTTCCAGCTTATTCCGTGGTCATTCGGCATCGTTGATCGGGTGGATGTCAGCTTGAGCCGGACATTGTTCTGGTACTTTGGCCATGCACTCGTTTACTTTTGGCTACTGCCTGCTTATATTTATTGGTATGTCAACATTCCGCAGGTCGTAGGTGGTAAAATTTTCAGCAACTCGCTTCCAAGGCTGACCTTTATTCTGTTTATTTTATTCTCAGTGCCAGTCGGCTTCCATCACCAATTAAACGAACCGGGAATTGGATCATTATGGAAATTTCTTCAGGTCGTTTTGACGATGATGGTTGTCATCCCGTCTTTGATGACGGCATTCGCAATTTTAGCCACATTTGAACTGGCTGGGAGATCCCGCGGCGGAAAAGGACTGTTCGGATGGGTGAAAAAACTGCCGTGGAAGGATGCCCGCTTTTTCACTGCCGTAATGGGCATGATCATCTTCATACCGGCCGGGGCCGGCGGCATCATTAATGCGAGTTACCAATTGAACCAGATGGTGCATAATACGTGGTTTGTCACAGGCCATTTCCATCTGACAATCGCATCTACAGTATTATTGACATTCTTTGCTATTTCCTACTGGCTGATTCCAGTCTTGACCGGACGAGTTTTCACGAAGCAATTGAACAGGCTTGCCATCATCCAAGCAGTCCTGTGGGCCATCGGCATGTTCCTGATGGCGGTTATTATGCATATTGTCGGACTCCTTGGTGCACCTCGGCGCACCAGTTACTCCACTTACGGTGGACATGAACTTGCTGTTACATGGCTTTCTTACGAACAAGTAATCGCTACAGGAGGCGTCATCCTGTTTGTAGCCATCTTACTGGTACTGTATATCTGGTTCAATTTGTTGTTCTTGGCGCCGAAATCCGAAAAAACAATCGAATACCCGATTGGCGTTGTCAACGAACAGGCGGAACATCCACCCCGGATTCTGGAAAGATGGTCATTCTGGATCGGTGTCTCCATCGCCCTTTCTGTGATAGCGTATGCCGTTCCGATCTATCAGATCGTGATGCACCACTCACCTGGATCACTTCCGTACCGGACTTGGTAA
- the odhB gene encoding 2-oxoglutarate dehydrogenase complex dihydrolipoyllysine-residue succinyltransferase, translating into MAEVKVPELAESITEGTIAQWLKKPGDYVEKGESICELETDKVNVEIMAEESGVLQQVLANEGDTVAVGQAIAVIGQGQAAQEPAIQAAPEAVQETNETAVKVEEKQEQPVMAGNHSAQRPIASPAARKIAREKGIDLTQVPTVDPLGRVRKQDVESFAQQQVQPQVQPAAVTPSVQQPAPAVSKQDDGKPVVREKMSRRRQTIAKRLLEVTQSTAMLTTFNEIDMSAVIELRKRKKDKFFEEHDVRLGFMSFFVKAAVAALKKYPYVNAEIQGDEIILKKYYDIGVAVSTDEGLVVSVVRDCDRKNFAEIERDIAELAAKARSNKLSLSDLQGGTFTITNGGVFGSLFSTPLLNGPQVGILGMHAIKLRPVAIDEERIENRPMMYVALSYDHRIIDGKEAVGFLKTIKDLIENPEDLLLES; encoded by the coding sequence GTGGCTGAAGTCAAAGTTCCAGAATTAGCAGAGTCTATCACGGAAGGAACCATTGCGCAATGGTTGAAAAAACCTGGTGACTACGTCGAAAAAGGCGAATCGATTTGTGAGTTGGAAACGGATAAAGTCAACGTCGAAATCATGGCGGAAGAATCCGGAGTATTACAACAAGTTTTAGCAAACGAAGGGGACACGGTCGCCGTCGGGCAAGCGATCGCTGTTATTGGCCAAGGACAGGCTGCGCAAGAACCAGCAATCCAAGCGGCGCCGGAAGCGGTGCAAGAAACAAATGAAACAGCGGTAAAAGTGGAAGAAAAACAAGAACAGCCGGTCATGGCCGGCAATCATTCAGCGCAGCGTCCGATTGCTTCGCCTGCAGCGCGGAAAATCGCACGCGAAAAAGGCATTGATTTAACGCAAGTTCCTACGGTCGATCCGCTAGGACGCGTTCGCAAACAAGATGTCGAATCCTTTGCCCAGCAACAAGTGCAGCCGCAAGTGCAACCGGCCGCAGTTACCCCATCTGTTCAGCAGCCCGCTCCAGCGGTATCCAAACAAGATGACGGCAAACCGGTTGTCCGCGAGAAAATGTCGCGCCGCCGTCAGACGATTGCGAAGCGCCTGCTAGAAGTAACGCAGTCAACGGCGATGTTGACAACGTTCAACGAAATTGATATGTCCGCCGTCATCGAACTGCGCAAACGGAAAAAAGATAAATTTTTCGAAGAACATGACGTCCGTCTCGGATTTATGTCTTTCTTCGTGAAAGCGGCGGTAGCGGCGCTGAAAAAATACCCTTATGTGAATGCGGAAATTCAAGGCGATGAAATTATTTTGAAAAAATACTATGATATCGGTGTCGCCGTTTCTACCGACGAGGGCTTAGTCGTTTCGGTGGTGCGCGATTGCGATCGGAAAAACTTCGCCGAAATCGAACGTGATATCGCCGAGTTGGCAGCGAAAGCGCGCAGCAATAAACTATCGCTAAGCGATTTGCAAGGTGGAACGTTTACGATCACCAACGGAGGAGTGTTCGGTTCGCTCTTCTCTACGCCGCTATTGAATGGTCCGCAAGTCGGGATTTTAGGCATGCATGCGATCAAGCTTCGCCCGGTTGCGATTGACGAAGAACGAATCGAAAACCGTCCGATGATGTATGTCGCATTATCTTATGACCACCGAATTATTGACGGAAAAGAAGCGGTTGGCTTCTTAAAAACAATAAAAGACTTGATCGAAAATCCGGAAGACCTTCTATTAGAAAGCTGA